Below is a window of Synergistaceae bacterium DNA.
GCTGAATGCCCCCGCAGCAATAAATAAAATATGATCGGTCTTGACTGGACCATAACGAGTCTGAACTGTCGAGCCTTCAACAATGGGCAATAAATCGCGCTGGACTCCTTCTCTGCTTACGTCAGGGCCGTGAGAACTCCCGCCTTTAACGACAACTTTGTCAATCTCATCAAGGAAAATTATGCCGTCTTCCTGAGCCATATCAAGAGCTTCTTTTGACATTGCATCAGTATCTATTAATTTTTCGGCCTCTTCCTGCTGTAGAATTCGCAAAGCCTCTTTTACTTTCATGTGACGGCGTTTAGTTTTCTTGGGAATCATTCCGCCTAGCATTTCCGTTAAATTTATGCCCATCACGTCCATTCCCGGAGTCCCAAATATCGGCAAAGAAGGGTTATTGTCGCTAATTTCAATCTCGACATCACGGCCGTCAAGTTTGCCATCTTTGAGCATCTTTCTAAATCTTTCACGTGTTCTATTATCTGCGGGCGGTTCGGGTTCGGGCTGCTCGTCTTCTTTATCGTCCTTGCCTGCTCCTGTAAATGCTTTCATGAATTCGGGCATAGAAAATTTTTGCTCGCGTCTGGGCAGTAATGAGTCTAACACTCTTTCTTGAGCTCGTTCAAGTGCCGGGGCCTGTACTTCTTCTATCATTCTTTTACGTACCATTGATACGGCAAATTCCGTTAAATCGCGTACCATTGTCTCAACGTCGCGCCCAACATAGCCGATTTCAGTAAATTTTGTAGCTTCGACTTTCACGAACGGCGCATTAGAAAGTGTAGCGAGTCTCCGTGCAATTTCTGTTTTGCCTACACCGGTCGGCCCTACCATTAAAATATTTTTCGGCATTACCTCGTGTGCTAATTCAGGGGGTAAGGCGCGCCTTCTGATTCGATTTCTCAGGGCAATGGCTACAGCTCGTTTAGCTTTATTTTGTCCGACTATGTAACGATTTAAATGTTCGATAATTTTTGCGGGAGTTAATTCCGACGTGATTTTTTTCTCCATTATTCTAGTACCTCAAGAGTAATATTTTTATTCGTGTAAATGCAAATTTCTGAAGCTAACTCAATAGCACGCCGCGCAATCTCTTCGGGACTCTTATCAGTAGACTCCCTCAAAGCACGCCCAGCCGCCAAAGCATATCCCGACCCCGACCCTATTGACGCAACATCGCCTTCAGGTTCCAAGACATCGCCCGCGCCGCTCAATAATAACGTGATTTCTTTATCAGCAGCTAACATCATAGCTTCGAGCCGTCTTAAAGCCTTATCGAGCCGCCATTCTCTAACAAGTTTTACAGCACCCTTCATTAAGTCGCCTTTTTCCTGTTCTAGGCAATCCTCAAATTTTTCTAGCAACGTCATAGCGTCCGCAGTACCTCCGGCAAAACCGACTAAAATTTTACCGTCTAAGAGAGTCCGGACTTTGCGGGCATTACCCTTTATTACCTGCGAACCTAGAGTAACTTGGCCGTCTCCTGCCATAGCAACCCGCGAATCTTTTCGCACACAAACTATAGTAGTTCCGTTAAACAGAGTAATCAATCCTTTCATGTTCGAGAATAAAAATTTTCCTGTATATATTATCTCATTTGATTTATTATTGAGAATAATACGATTAAATTAAATTTTTCTGTGTAATTTTCCGATATTAAATGCAGCAAATATTATAGAATTATAAAAAATTTTTTCACGAGCTAAAATTTTATGATAATATTCACACGGACGCGCGAATTTTCACGAGAAAATATAAATTTTACAGCTACAGAAATATTAAATTTTTCATGTAACAGCAAGGACTCATAAAGCAAAAAAATTTTGTTATACAGCAATATTTTATC
It encodes the following:
- the hslU gene encoding ATP-dependent protease ATPase subunit HslU — encoded protein: MEKKITSELTPAKIIEHLNRYIVGQNKAKRAVAIALRNRIRRRALPPELAHEVMPKNILMVGPTGVGKTEIARRLATLSNAPFVKVEATKFTEIGYVGRDVETMVRDLTEFAVSMVRKRMIEEVQAPALERAQERVLDSLLPRREQKFSMPEFMKAFTGAGKDDKEDEQPEPEPPADNRTRERFRKMLKDGKLDGRDVEIEISDNNPSLPIFGTPGMDVMGINLTEMLGGMIPKKTKRRHMKVKEALRILQQEEAEKLIDTDAMSKEALDMAQEDGIIFLDEIDKVVVKGGSSHGPDVSREGVQRDLLPIVEGSTVQTRYGPVKTDHILFIAAGAFSGVKPSDLIPELQGRFPIRVELEPLSWENLQQILTEPENSLIRQYEALISTEGTELIFTPEATQEIAKLAHKMNSEMEDIGARRLHTMMEQLLEEISFSVCDMEVGKIEITPEMVREKLSSLVENRDIRRYLL
- the hslV gene encoding ATP-dependent protease subunit HslV — protein: MKGLITLFNGTTIVCVRKDSRVAMAGDGQVTLGSQVIKGNARKVRTLLDGKILVGFAGGTADAMTLLEKFEDCLEQEKGDLMKGAVKLVREWRLDKALRRLEAMMLAADKEITLLLSGAGDVLEPEGDVASIGSGSGYALAAGRALRESTDKSPEEIARRAIELASEICIYTNKNITLEVLE